One segment of Fructilactobacillus hinvesii DNA contains the following:
- the asnB gene encoding asparagine synthase (glutamine-hydrolyzing): protein MCGFCGYINQAGIPKETIENMANKIKHRGPDDSGYFQNEDVSLGFRRLSIIDLAHGAQPMYGDNNSLALTFNGEIYNYQELQQELIKAGQTFQTDCDSEVLIRGYETWGPKQLLSKLRGMFAFVIYDQKQHQVFGARDHFGIKPLYYYDDGTNFMWGSEIKAFLGNPNFKKEFNEDLLAVHLSFEFIPSKETMFKNVYKVMPGQYFIYKDGNVTTDTYYKYNYDHIDNSQTIDGNAQQIEKLVDDSVKAHMIADVPVGSFLSSGVDSSYVFNEAAKLQPIHSFSLGFNNSKFSELSWSTKFAKEIKQENTPITMTGDNYFDFLPTMMYYMDEPLSNPSAPQLFYLSQGARKDVPVTLSGEGADEFFGGYNTYLEAFTFERYQKWVPKFVRSGLGHIAAKFPRFHGRRFLIRGAEPLWRRYYRVNYVFDEVDRAKVLKNPKLNRDTAEYSKHIFDEVKGKDEVTQEQYFDINTWLPFDILHKADRMSMANSLEVRTPLVDKVVANFAATMPTKTRITFKDGKPVTKASFRKAAASQVPDVVADKEKLGFPSPIAQWINDPKYHGRIVEAFHSDIAQRFFNVDQLDYILEQHAHGKSSMQKIFTIYTFILWYGVYFPENTNMHYDQKVVLTPNDR, encoded by the coding sequence ATGTGTGGATTTTGCGGTTACATTAACCAAGCTGGGATTCCTAAGGAAACCATCGAAAACATGGCGAACAAAATTAAGCACCGGGGTCCAGACGACAGCGGTTACTTCCAAAACGAAGACGTTTCGCTTGGATTTCGGCGGCTTTCCATCATTGATTTAGCTCACGGGGCCCAACCAATGTATGGTGACAACAATTCGCTGGCCTTAACCTTTAATGGTGAAATTTACAACTACCAGGAATTACAACAAGAATTAATTAAAGCAGGCCAAACCTTCCAAACCGATTGTGACTCTGAAGTTTTGATTCGGGGTTACGAAACCTGGGGCCCAAAACAGTTACTCAGTAAGTTACGGGGAATGTTTGCATTTGTGATCTACGACCAAAAGCAACACCAAGTCTTTGGTGCACGCGATCACTTTGGAATCAAGCCGTTGTACTACTATGATGACGGGACGAACTTCATGTGGGGTTCAGAAATCAAAGCCTTTTTGGGTAACCCGAACTTCAAGAAGGAATTCAATGAAGACCTGTTAGCGGTTCACCTAAGTTTTGAATTCATTCCTTCTAAGGAAACGATGTTCAAAAACGTTTACAAAGTGATGCCTGGTCAATACTTCATCTACAAGGATGGCAACGTTACGACCGATACGTACTACAAGTACAACTACGATCACATTGATAACAGCCAAACGATTGACGGTAACGCTCAACAAATTGAAAAATTAGTGGACGATTCCGTTAAGGCGCACATGATTGCCGATGTTCCAGTTGGAAGCTTCCTTTCTAGTGGAGTGGACTCTAGCTACGTTTTCAACGAAGCCGCCAAATTACAACCAATTCACTCCTTCTCCTTAGGGTTCAACAACTCGAAGTTCAGTGAATTATCCTGGTCAACGAAGTTTGCCAAGGAAATCAAGCAGGAAAACACGCCCATCACGATGACTGGGGACAACTACTTCGACTTCCTGCCAACCATGATGTACTACATGGACGAACCCCTATCCAACCCATCAGCTCCACAACTTTTCTACCTCTCCCAAGGAGCACGAAAAGACGTGCCGGTAACGTTATCTGGAGAAGGAGCAGACGAATTCTTCGGTGGTTACAATACCTACCTCGAAGCCTTCACCTTTGAACGTTACCAAAAATGGGTGCCTAAATTTGTCCGGAGTGGTCTGGGCCACATTGCGGCGAAATTCCCACGGTTCCACGGCCGTCGGTTCTTAATCCGAGGGGCAGAACCACTCTGGCGGCGTTACTACCGGGTCAACTACGTCTTTGATGAAGTCGACCGAGCTAAGGTTTTGAAGAATCCAAAACTGAACCGCGATACGGCTGAATACTCCAAGCACATCTTTGATGAAGTCAAAGGTAAGGACGAAGTAACCCAAGAACAATACTTCGACATCAACACCTGGTTACCATTCGATATCCTCCACAAGGCGGACCGGATGAGCATGGCCAACAGTCTGGAAGTGCGGACGCCGTTAGTTGATAAAGTAGTGGCTAACTTTGCGGCTACGATGCCAACGAAGACGCGGATTACCTTTAAGGACGGCAAACCCGTTACCAAGGCTTCCTTTAGAAAAGCCGCTGCTTCCCAAGTACCAGATGTGGTGGCCGACAAAGAAAAGCTCGGTTTCCCATCTCCAATCGCCCAATGGATTAACGATCCGAAGTACCATGGTCGCATTGTGGAAGCCTTCCACTCAGACATTGCGCAACGCTTCTTTAACGTTGACCAGTTGGACTACATCTTAGAACAACATGCTCACGGAAAGTCCAGCATGCAGAAGATCTTTACGATCTACACGTTCATCCTCTGGTACGGGGTTTACTTCCCAGAAAACACCAACATGCACTATGATCAAAAAGTGGTTTTGACGCCTAACGATCGGTAA
- a CDS encoding helix-turn-helix domain-containing protein translates to MDLGTKLITLRKQHQLTQSQLADQIHVSRKTISNWENQRSTPDLDSLNLLCELYQVPLDYFAANHPNPTQPVVKSNRWHRWGLAGSYGANLLLVALSIYNLFAVGPSHLYFVTPMMVFNFCIFFVLHPHNGSQLKQNHFAIVTISLVVFTFSMLAELGIILEVQQMNLTLGNCFGLLIHGVTLAVGFIIMLFLWKN, encoded by the coding sequence ATGGATTTAGGCACTAAATTAATCACCCTTCGCAAACAACATCAGCTTACTCAGTCCCAACTAGCGGACCAAATTCACGTTTCCCGCAAGACCATTTCCAATTGGGAAAATCAGCGGAGCACACCTGATTTAGACTCACTCAATTTACTGTGTGAACTGTATCAGGTTCCTCTCGACTATTTTGCGGCTAACCATCCAAATCCGACCCAACCAGTGGTTAAATCGAACCGCTGGCATAGATGGGGCTTGGCCGGAAGCTACGGCGCTAACCTGCTGCTCGTAGCCCTTAGCATTTATAATTTATTTGCTGTTGGTCCTTCCCACCTTTATTTTGTTACGCCGATGATGGTGTTTAATTTTTGCATTTTCTTCGTGCTTCATCCACACAATGGTTCCCAATTAAAGCAAAATCACTTCGCCATCGTTACGATTAGCCTAGTCGTCTTTACCTTTTCAATGCTTGCAGAACTAGGGATCATTCTTGAAGTGCAACAGATGAATTTAACCCTGGGTAACTGTTTTGGGTTACTAATCCATGGCGTCACGTTAGCCGTGGGTTTCATTATCATGCTCTTTTTGTGGAAAAATTAG
- a CDS encoding YbhB/YbcL family Raf kinase inhibitor-like protein, giving the protein MKINVPLQACFLPDQYTKHAATTAKVDNKYPVVSFPIEFKDVPEQAQSLALTLIDPDSIPVCGFAYIHWVAANLDPRLTKLPENASQSGVVSMTFGNNSLAGGLLHVTDERLNRHYVGPTPPDQPHDYQLTVTALDQKLDLPDGFWLNQLEQQMTGHVLAQATAVLPVHN; this is encoded by the coding sequence ATGAAAATTAACGTACCATTACAAGCCTGTTTTTTACCGGATCAGTACACAAAACACGCTGCTACTACCGCAAAAGTGGATAATAAGTATCCGGTGGTCTCTTTTCCAATTGAATTTAAAGACGTTCCAGAACAAGCTCAATCACTGGCCCTCACCTTGATTGATCCTGATTCGATTCCAGTCTGTGGGTTTGCCTACATCCACTGGGTCGCTGCCAATTTAGACCCCCGGTTAACCAAGTTGCCTGAAAATGCCAGTCAGTCTGGTGTAGTATCCATGACCTTTGGTAATAACAGCTTGGCCGGTGGCCTCTTACACGTTACAGATGAACGTTTAAACCGCCACTACGTCGGTCCAACGCCTCCAGACCAACCCCACGATTATCAGTTAACCGTGACGGCCCTAGACCAAAAACTAGATTTACCAGATGGATTTTGGCTGAATCAATTAGAACAACAAATGACCGGTCACGTCCTTGCCCAAGCAACGGCCGTCTTACCAGTCCACAATTAG
- a CDS encoding CPBP family intramembrane glutamic endopeptidase, producing MALFCVKITENVNKDKRMTIKKFFVILIFPILVGLIQIPTLGELLWSNETTHNVNYGAHLAVSVGSFLVLAVFSLLIYKWLGGTSIDWTNWSWKIIGTAVIAAVLSQAIQFGLSIITKTPTRDSETLTALHSCIGSITILTLLVLSPVLEEILFQGILQQEILGKFRPYLAIGITAIIFALIHGYSLGIGTLELLFSGLAYALAFWYTDDLKCPMLAHGLSNLIVMILLLW from the coding sequence ATGGCTTTATTTTGTGTTAAAATAACTGAAAATGTGAATAAGGATAAAAGGATGACGATAAAAAAATTTTTTGTGATTCTAATTTTTCCAATTTTAGTTGGACTAATTCAAATTCCAACCCTTGGAGAATTATTATGGAGTAACGAAACAACTCACAATGTTAACTATGGAGCTCACTTAGCAGTCAGTGTGGGAAGTTTTTTAGTTTTAGCAGTTTTCTCACTTTTAATTTATAAGTGGTTGGGTGGGACTTCCATTGATTGGACTAATTGGAGTTGGAAAATAATTGGGACTGCCGTTATAGCTGCAGTACTTTCACAAGCAATTCAATTCGGATTATCAATAATTACCAAGACACCCACCAGAGATTCCGAAACTCTTACAGCACTCCACTCATGCATTGGCAGTATTACGATTCTAACCCTTCTGGTTTTAAGTCCTGTTTTAGAGGAAATCTTGTTTCAGGGAATTTTACAGCAGGAAATTCTTGGAAAATTTAGACCATATTTAGCGATTGGAATTACTGCCATTATTTTTGCACTAATCCACGGCTATTCTTTAGGAATTGGAACTTTAGAATTATTATTTTCTGGACTAGCATATGCATTGGCCTTTTGGTATACTGATGATTTAAAGTGTCCAATGCTAGCTCATGGACTTTCCAATTTAATCGTAATGATATTACTACTATGGTAA
- a CDS encoding GNAT family N-acetyltransferase — translation MVQLRTIQAVDYPVVNRLVFQAFQESEHGYNEENDLVKKIRVASDYQPNLEVVAAEESQIVGYGMLSPCKIITATNSIVGLVLAPLAVLPTSQQQGVGTQILRCLEARVDTKTFHFISILGDPGYYQRFGYEPANKWGVSFPLAVPTKFCLLKRLSGTLKQFKNGKLVYPEAFD, via the coding sequence ATGGTTCAGCTCAGAACAATCCAAGCAGTGGATTATCCAGTAGTTAACCGGTTGGTTTTTCAGGCTTTTCAAGAGTCGGAACATGGTTATAATGAAGAAAATGATTTAGTCAAAAAAATTAGAGTAGCATCAGATTATCAACCTAACTTAGAAGTTGTGGCAGCTGAGGAATCTCAGATCGTGGGTTACGGAATGTTAAGTCCCTGTAAAATTATAACTGCAACTAATTCTATAGTGGGGTTAGTGTTAGCGCCACTGGCGGTTTTGCCGACCTCACAACAACAGGGCGTTGGTACCCAAATTTTGCGTTGTTTAGAAGCTCGAGTTGACACTAAAACTTTTCACTTCATCAGTATTTTAGGAGATCCTGGTTATTATCAAAGATTTGGATATGAGCCAGCAAATAAGTGGGGAGTTAGCTTTCCTCTTGCTGTGCCAACGAAATTTTGTTTGTTAAAGCGACTTTCGGGGACTTTGAAACAGTTTAAAAATGGAAAATTAGTGTATCCAGAGGCATTTGATTAA
- a CDS encoding CPBP family intramembrane glutamic endopeptidase, with the protein MLIILMTLPTSFHLNLEIVLMAANAGILEELCFRGLIFPLALQALTPNHPPVTTVRLAILVSSSLFSCLHSLNILTLGQAVLPTILQIALTFCLGTITAILYFQTQNLWLAIMLHFGINVTNNSLQINSIWEFISIIIICLGLISYLLLGLVSSTNCDHDLQAFNPKKIAK; encoded by the coding sequence ATGCTAATCATCTTGATGACTCTGCCGACCTCATTTCATTTAAATCTGGAAATAGTTTTAATGGCAGCCAATGCTGGAATTTTAGAGGAGCTTTGCTTTCGCGGCTTAATCTTCCCACTTGCTCTACAAGCCCTAACGCCCAACCATCCTCCGGTAACCACAGTTAGACTGGCTATTCTAGTAAGTAGTAGCCTTTTTAGTTGTTTACACAGCTTGAACATCCTAACACTTGGGCAGGCTGTGCTTCCCACCATTCTGCAGATCGCCTTGACCTTTTGCTTGGGCACCATCACCGCCATCCTGTATTTCCAGACGCAGAATCTCTGGTTAGCAATAATGCTCCATTTTGGGATTAATGTCACGAACAATTCCTTGCAAATTAATTCAATCTGGGAGTTCATTAGTATCATCATCATTTGCCTGGGACTGATCAGCTACCTTTTGCTGGGTTTGGTTAGTTCCACCAATTGTGATCATGATTTACAAGCATTCAACCCAAAAAAGATTGCAAAATAA
- a CDS encoding universal stress protein produces the protein MYNEYKNILVPVDGSQQAEAALIKAAEVAIRNDARLDVLNVLNTTSFGFSYGVVDGDAITDMVNDEIDYLKDLIQRVKKQTGIKNIHMHLRFGSPRNVITYDFPHDYAVDLIIMGATGKNAVSRLLEGSVASFVNTHASCDVAIIRTGLDNKPNPKK, from the coding sequence ATGTACAACGAATACAAAAACATTTTAGTTCCAGTCGATGGCTCCCAACAAGCCGAAGCCGCACTTATAAAAGCTGCGGAAGTCGCCATTCGTAACGACGCTCGTTTAGACGTTTTAAACGTCTTAAACACGACGAGCTTTGGCTTTTCATACGGAGTCGTTGATGGTGATGCCATTACCGACATGGTGAACGACGAAATTGACTACCTAAAGGATTTGATCCAACGGGTTAAGAAACAAACCGGGATTAAAAACATTCACATGCACTTGCGGTTCGGTAGCCCCCGCAACGTCATTACTTACGATTTTCCGCACGACTACGCCGTTGATTTGATTATCATGGGAGCGACCGGTAAGAATGCCGTTTCGCGCTTGTTAGAAGGATCAGTAGCCAGCTTCGTTAACACCCATGCTAGTTGTGACGTGGCCATCATTCGGACTGGATTAGATAACAAACCCAACCCGAAGAAATAA
- the pepT gene encoding peptidase T: MEAQLQTQLLDRFLGYVKQNTRSNPNSKTVPSDAKEVEFLKKLSAELKQIGLSNVRTNQATGYVFADLPETDETPRPVVGFISHVDTADFNSVNIQPQVVENYDGHSVINLDDAGNYQLDPAAFPSLTKYNGDTLITTNGETLLGADDKAGVTEIVTAMQYLINHPEIKHGKIVVGFGPDEEIGTGADHFDVKDFGADYAYTVDGGPLGDLEYETFNAAAATVTFHGTDVHPGDAKDVMVNASQLAIEFHNQLPATERPENTSGREGFFFLVSMNGTCDEAKLEYIIRDFDKDNFENRKALLEKITHQMNDKYGDHRVDLYMKDQYYNMGEILEKDLTPVNLVKDAMHKLDIKPSIFPVRGGTDGSKISFLGIPTPNIFAGPENMHGRFEYVSLQTMEKAVDLIVQITEDVPTTEK; the protein is encoded by the coding sequence ATGGAAGCACAGTTACAAACTCAACTATTAGACCGCTTTTTAGGGTACGTTAAACAAAATACCCGCTCGAATCCCAATTCTAAGACGGTTCCGTCTGACGCAAAGGAAGTCGAATTCTTAAAGAAGTTGTCCGCCGAACTCAAGCAAATTGGACTCAGCAACGTCCGGACCAACCAGGCAACCGGCTACGTCTTTGCCGACTTGCCAGAGACAGACGAGACTCCTCGTCCCGTCGTCGGGTTCATTTCCCACGTCGACACCGCTGACTTTAACTCCGTAAACATTCAACCCCAAGTGGTCGAAAATTACGACGGTCACAGCGTAATTAACCTAGATGACGCTGGCAATTACCAACTTGATCCAGCCGCCTTCCCGAGCCTCACCAAGTACAACGGTGATACCTTAATCACTACCAACGGGGAAACACTGCTCGGAGCAGACGACAAAGCCGGGGTCACCGAAATTGTTACTGCTATGCAGTACCTGATCAATCATCCGGAAATCAAACACGGCAAGATTGTCGTTGGGTTTGGTCCAGACGAAGAAATTGGAACCGGAGCCGACCACTTTGATGTTAAGGACTTTGGCGCCGATTACGCCTACACGGTAGACGGTGGTCCGCTCGGAGACCTTGAGTACGAAACCTTTAACGCTGCAGCCGCTACGGTCACCTTCCACGGAACCGACGTTCACCCGGGTGATGCCAAGGACGTGATGGTCAATGCTTCCCAACTCGCCATCGAATTCCACAATCAGTTACCGGCCACGGAACGTCCGGAAAACACGAGTGGTCGCGAAGGCTTCTTCTTCCTGGTTTCTATGAACGGAACCTGTGACGAAGCTAAGTTAGAATACATTATCCGGGACTTTGATAAGGACAACTTTGAAAACCGCAAGGCCTTACTGGAAAAGATTACCCACCAAATGAACGACAAGTACGGTGATCATCGGGTCGACCTCTACATGAAAGACCAATACTACAACATGGGAGAGATTCTGGAAAAGGACCTGACGCCGGTCAACCTCGTTAAGGATGCCATGCACAAGTTGGACATCAAACCAAGCATCTTCCCGGTTCGGGGTGGGACCGATGGCTCCAAGATTTCTTTCCTAGGCATTCCGACCCCTAACATCTTTGCTGGTCCGGAAAACATGCACGGTCGCTTTGAATACGTCTCCTTGCAAACGATGGAAAAAGCCGTGGACTTAATCGTGCAAATCACGGAAGACGTCCCGACTACGGAAAAATAA
- a CDS encoding APC family permease has translation MEKNTTKVKKTKMSLFSVVMLALSSIIGSGWLFGSWEAAKISGPAAIISWIIGAIVIGSIAYVYIELGTMFPESGGMSKYAGYTHGPLLGFIASWANWVSLVTLLPIEAVAAVQYMSSWPWSWASWTHGFVANGTVTTVGLIAVFVFILIFTLLNYWSVNLLTRFTSLTSIFKLVVPTVTIIMLLISGFHVGNFTNPHFGGFLPYGTAPIFAATTVSGIIFSYNAFQTVINVGDEITNPKKNIWRGIVIALLISIVIYVMLQFTFIGAIKPSMLAQVGWHGINFESPFADLAIMLNIHWLVILLYLDAFVSPFGTGVSFVASTSRTLAAMTQTGHLPKILGKMDKKWGTPRIAMVANWIISCILVSIFKNWAILASVISTSTLIAYLTGPVTLVALRKHAPEFKRPVRINIANIVAPIAFVLASLAIYWAMWPTTVEVIIVIALGLPFYFFYEGRMNWKDSKKKFNGSLWMLVYLVFMSFFSYIGSTPFHGQNWVHYPFDFVIIIIASLLFYFWGVNSYQNTDEMAHAKLVNDKVKPN, from the coding sequence ATGGAGAAAAATACGACTAAAGTCAAAAAGACCAAGATGTCTTTATTTAGCGTCGTCATGTTGGCACTAAGTTCGATCATCGGATCAGGCTGGCTCTTTGGATCCTGGGAAGCGGCCAAAATTTCTGGACCGGCAGCCATCATCTCGTGGATCATCGGAGCCATCGTGATTGGTTCCATTGCTTACGTCTACATCGAATTAGGAACCATGTTCCCAGAAAGTGGAGGGATGAGTAAATATGCCGGTTATACCCACGGACCGTTACTAGGATTCATCGCTTCGTGGGCCAACTGGGTTTCTCTGGTTACTCTGTTACCAATTGAAGCCGTAGCTGCCGTTCAATACATGAGTTCCTGGCCCTGGAGCTGGGCTAGTTGGACCCACGGTTTTGTTGCTAACGGAACGGTAACAACCGTTGGTTTAATCGCTGTCTTCGTGTTTATCTTGATCTTTACGTTATTAAACTACTGGTCTGTGAACCTCTTGACGCGGTTTACCAGCTTAACTTCGATTTTCAAGCTGGTCGTCCCCACGGTTACCATAATCATGTTGCTAATTTCTGGGTTCCACGTTGGTAACTTTACGAACCCGCACTTTGGTGGTTTCTTACCATACGGAACGGCTCCCATTTTTGCCGCTACCACGGTTTCTGGAATCATCTTCTCTTACAATGCCTTTCAAACGGTAATTAACGTTGGAGATGAAATTACAAACCCGAAGAAAAACATCTGGCGGGGAATCGTAATTGCCCTCTTAATCAGTATCGTGATTTACGTGATGTTGCAGTTTACCTTTATTGGGGCCATTAAACCTTCCATGTTGGCTCAAGTTGGTTGGCACGGAATTAACTTTGAATCCCCATTTGCTGACTTAGCAATTATGTTAAACATCCACTGGTTAGTCATTCTACTGTACTTGGATGCCTTCGTTTCTCCATTTGGAACCGGAGTTTCCTTCGTAGCTTCTACCAGCCGGACGTTGGCTGCTATGACCCAAACCGGTCACTTACCCAAGATCTTAGGAAAAATGGACAAAAAGTGGGGAACTCCACGGATTGCCATGGTTGCCAACTGGATTATCAGTTGTATCCTGGTTTCCATCTTCAAAAACTGGGCGATCTTGGCCAGTGTGATCTCGACCTCTACGCTGATTGCTTACCTGACTGGTCCAGTAACTCTGGTTGCCCTACGAAAACACGCTCCCGAGTTCAAACGGCCCGTTCGGATTAACATTGCCAACATCGTGGCTCCAATTGCCTTCGTGTTGGCTAGTTTAGCCATCTACTGGGCAATGTGGCCGACCACGGTGGAAGTAATTATCGTAATTGCCCTTGGGCTACCGTTCTACTTCTTCTACGAAGGCCGGATGAACTGGAAGGATTCCAAAAAGAAATTTAACGGAAGCCTCTGGATGCTCGTTTACCTCGTCTTTATGTCGTTCTTCTCATACATTGGATCAACGCCATTCCACGGGCAAAACTGGGTGCACTACCCATTTGACTTTGTGATCATCATTATCGCTTCGCTCCTCTTCTACTTCTGGGGCGTTAACAGTTACCAAAACACCGATGAGATGGCACACGCCAAGTTAGTTAACGATAAAGTAAAACCAAACTAA
- a CDS encoding VOC family protein: MRIKDVDQVVITVDDLEATRGFYHEVLDLPILAETEQKLLFQLGKQTLVCQLPTAEGAQPAQPTVGAATISLLAKDSLATIEAHLANYFIKIVAGPLDRQLTTNQAHSLLINDPAGNLIEIKEAQSN, translated from the coding sequence TTGCGCATAAAAGACGTCGATCAAGTAGTCATCACGGTTGATGACCTAGAAGCTACCCGTGGTTTTTACCACGAAGTTTTAGATCTGCCGATTCTTGCCGAAACGGAACAAAAGCTCTTGTTCCAGCTTGGCAAGCAGACGTTGGTGTGTCAGTTACCAACTGCTGAGGGCGCCCAACCCGCTCAGCCAACCGTTGGTGCAGCGACCATTAGTCTCCTCGCTAAGGATTCTTTAGCAACGATTGAAGCGCACCTTGCCAACTACTTTATTAAAATCGTTGCTGGTCCCCTTGATCGGCAACTGACTACTAATCAGGCTCATTCCCTGTTGATCAATGATCCAGCGGGAAACCTAATTGAAATTAAAGAAGCTCAATCAAATTAG
- a CDS encoding helix-turn-helix domain-containing protein, which produces MELSERLKTIRQQRHLTQATVAEQLNVSRKTVSSWETGRSTANLDDLRSLATLYDVSLATLLGEETPSTATTPSPYRSRLIRYKRWGYFSKYAYFCNVLLTMIALILLVLPFHLQHLLLVPLLALTLVVIILCEQRWQTITTNRPLVWKLMLVTPLLFLILFGTGYLLNGYVYHSLAFMHQSANWIGLLLLAVTTTSGALMTIIFPLKRLTVKQHPSV; this is translated from the coding sequence ATGGAACTTTCGGAACGGTTAAAAACGATTCGGCAACAGCGACACTTGACCCAGGCTACCGTTGCAGAACAACTTAACGTTTCACGCAAGACGGTCTCAAGTTGGGAAACCGGCCGGAGCACTGCCAATCTAGATGATTTACGCTCCCTAGCGACCCTCTACGACGTTTCGTTGGCCACCCTCCTAGGAGAGGAAACTCCATCCACAGCTACAACGCCATCCCCCTATCGTTCTCGCCTGATTCGCTACAAACGGTGGGGCTACTTTAGTAAGTATGCTTACTTCTGTAACGTTTTGTTGACGATGATTGCCCTCATCCTGTTGGTACTTCCGTTTCACCTCCAACACCTCCTGCTGGTTCCGCTACTCGCTTTGACTCTGGTGGTAATTATTTTGTGTGAGCAACGCTGGCAAACAATTACCACCAACCGGCCGTTGGTGTGGAAACTAATGTTAGTAACCCCGTTGCTCTTCCTCATTCTATTTGGAACCGGCTACTTATTAAACGGTTACGTCTACCATTCTTTAGCATTTATGCACCAATCAGCCAACTGGATCGGCTTATTATTGTTAGCAGTAACCACCACGTCCGGAGCGTTAATGACCATCATCTTTCCGCTCAAACGCCTTACGGTCAAACAGCATCCTTCCGTGTAA